In the genome of Treponema pedis, one region contains:
- a CDS encoding DUF1538 domain-containing protein: MNILTDKFKEVLMSVLPIVILTTVLNFTFIHIDYHIFIRFLLGSVCMIIGLAFFLFGIDISVAKIGVHMGGEITKRNKLFILIAGGFILGFLISIAEPDLQIFADQVKDATRGEIPSIFLVLVVSVGVALFVMLGLLRIVFNVSQKISFLISYGIIFILALFSSAEFISISFDSSGTTTGAITVPFILALSLGVSGMKKNSTESEENSFGLVGMASAGAILAVLTLSVLNSSAQISSEGFEFNLDISTKIFKPFKDIFLHTLQECFISLLPLSLIFFVTNFISIKLRRKDLMQIVSGLIITLIGLFLFMWGAKSGFLDVGILIGNKIGEAGVRPLILFIGALIGLVTILAEPAVYVLTVQIENVTSGHIRRKVVLIFLCIGVSLAVMLSMLRIIEPAFQLWHILLPGYIISLILSFIVPDLFVGIAFDAGGVASGPMSATFVLSLAQGLANATPSANVLIDGFGIIAAIALAPIISLQVLGLIFKIKSARSKK, from the coding sequence ATGAATATTTTAACCGATAAATTCAAAGAAGTTTTAATGTCGGTTTTACCGATTGTTATTCTTACTACTGTTTTAAATTTTACTTTTATTCATATAGACTATCATATTTTTATCCGCTTTTTACTTGGAAGCGTATGTATGATAATCGGCCTCGCTTTTTTTCTTTTCGGAATAGATATAAGCGTGGCAAAAATCGGTGTTCACATGGGCGGCGAAATTACAAAACGGAATAAACTTTTTATTCTTATTGCGGGAGGCTTTATTCTCGGCTTTTTAATTTCAATTGCGGAACCCGATTTACAAATTTTTGCAGACCAGGTAAAGGATGCAACACGGGGTGAAATACCTTCGATTTTCCTTGTGCTTGTAGTTTCCGTAGGCGTCGCTCTTTTTGTTATGCTCGGTCTTTTACGGATTGTCTTTAACGTTTCGCAAAAAATATCCTTTTTAATCTCTTACGGAATAATTTTTATACTCGCTCTTTTTTCATCTGCCGAATTTATTTCGATATCGTTCGATTCTTCGGGAACGACAACGGGAGCTATAACGGTGCCCTTTATTCTCGCCTTATCCTTAGGAGTTTCGGGAATGAAAAAGAATTCTACCGAATCGGAAGAAAACTCTTTCGGGCTTGTCGGCATGGCTTCCGCCGGTGCAATTCTTGCAGTTCTTACTCTAAGCGTCTTAAACAGTTCCGCTCAAATTTCAAGTGAAGGTTTCGAATTCAATTTGGATATAAGTACGAAAATATTTAAACCGTTTAAAGATATTTTCCTTCATACCTTGCAGGAATGTTTTATTTCCCTTCTTCCTCTTTCGCTGATTTTCTTTGTAACTAATTTTATAAGTATAAAATTAAGACGTAAAGATTTAATGCAGATTGTAAGCGGTCTTATCATTACGCTTATAGGTTTATTCCTTTTTATGTGGGGTGCAAAATCGGGTTTTTTAGATGTCGGTATTTTAATAGGCAATAAAATAGGTGAAGCGGGAGTCCGCCCCCTTATTCTTTTTATAGGGGCTTTAATAGGGCTTGTTACAATTCTTGCGGAACCCGCCGTTTATGTTTTAACCGTTCAAATCGAAAACGTAACAAGCGGACACATAAGGCGCAAAGTAGTTTTAATTTTTTTGTGCATAGGTGTAAGTTTGGCGGTAATGCTTTCTATGCTGCGGATTATAGAACCTGCTTTTCAATTATGGCATATTCTTTTACCCGGCTATATAATTTCACTTATTCTTTCGTTTATCGTACCGGACTTATTCGTAGGCATTGCCTTTGATGCAGGCGGCGTAGCTTCAGGCCCGATGAGCGCAACCTTTGTTCTTTCGCTTGCACAAGGCTTGGCGAATGCAACCCCGTCCGCAAATGTATTGATTGACGGCTTCGGAATAATCGCTGCAATTGCACTGGCTCCGATTATTTCACTTCAAGTACTGGGTTTGATATTTAAAATAAAAAGTGCAAGGAGTAAAAAATGA
- a CDS encoding P-II family nitrogen regulator: MKDCSLLIILVPFGHAPKIVKYAKENGMVGATVMLAFGTVKNKILDFLGIREIRKELILTAGRTEFLNELMGKLENKFKITRKNFGIAFTIPLMYINHKQLNNDEKINFKNFKDEEIKTVKSAIFTIVNRGKAGEVVDASLQAGARGGTIINARGSGLNQTMRIFDMEIEPEKEIVLTVVDDTKLDGIVQSIREKSDVEKDGHGILLYCP; this comes from the coding sequence ATGAAGGATTGTTCGCTTCTTATAATTTTAGTTCCCTTCGGACATGCGCCTAAGATAGTAAAGTACGCAAAAGAAAACGGAATGGTGGGAGCTACGGTTATGCTTGCCTTCGGTACCGTTAAAAATAAAATTCTCGATTTTTTAGGCATTAGAGAAATAAGAAAAGAATTGATTTTAACTGCCGGTCGCACCGAATTTTTAAATGAACTTATGGGAAAACTCGAAAACAAATTTAAAATTACACGTAAAAATTTCGGGATAGCCTTTACTATTCCTTTGATGTATATAAACCATAAACAATTAAACAATGATGAAAAAATTAATTTTAAAAATTTTAAAGATGAGGAGATTAAAACGGTGAAGTCTGCAATATTTACAATAGTTAATAGAGGAAAAGCGGGAGAAGTGGTAGATGCAAGTTTACAGGCCGGCGCAAGAGGCGGAACAATTATAAATGCACGCGGTTCGGGCTTAAATCAAACTATGCGTATTTTCGATATGGAAATAGAACCTGAAAAAGAAATTGTTTTAACTGTTGTTGATGATACAAAACTCGACGGTATTGTACAATCCATACGGGAAAAATCCGATGTGGAA